TGGTCGCGGCCGAGATCGTGGTGACGCTGGTGGTCGCGACGTTCACCAAGATCGGCAAGCAACTGGAAGCGTTTTACGACCTGCTCGCGGCAGTGGACAAGCTCGGCTACCTGCTCGACCTGCCGCTAGAGGAGGACGGCGCGGAGGCCGGGGGCGGGGCGGCCGGGGGCGGGGCGGCGGTGGTCGTGCGCGACGTGTCGTTCGCCTACGACCACCAGCGAAAGATGGCGCTGACCCGGCTGTCACTGGCGGTCGCCGCCGGCGAGCGGGTCGCGCTGGTCGGGCCGAACGGGGCCGGCAAGAGCACCCTCGCCGACCTCCTGTTCGCGCTCCGCACGCCCGACCGCGGGTGGATCGAACTGGACGGCGCGGACGTGCGCACGCTCCGCCTCGAAACGCTCCGCGAGCAGGTCGCGCTGGTCAAGGGCGTGGAGGTGATCGAGGGGACGGTGCTCGAGAACGTCCGCGTCGGCCGGGCGCACGTCACCCACGCGGACGCGCGCGACGCGCTCGGGCGCGTGGGCCTGCTCGAGACGGTCCTGGCGCTGCCGGGGGGCCTCGACACGGTGCTGTGGACCGGCGGCTCGCCGCTGTCGCTCGGCCAGGCGAACCGGCTGATGGTGGCCCGGGCGATCGTCGGGCGCCCGCGGCTCCTGGTCCTGGACGAGGCCCTCGACCACATGGACTCGGACATCCGCGAGACCGTGCTCCCGGCCGTTCTCGGCCCGGGCGCCGACTGGACGCTCGTCGTCGTCACCCACTCCGACGAGGTCGCGCGGCTGTGCGACCGCGTCGTTCAACTGGACCGGCCGTCTGGGGAGGTGCCACATGGGAACGCCTGAACCGTCCGCGCCCGCGCTCCCGGCGCTGGCGCTCGCCCGCACGCCCCGGCCCGTGCGGGTTCTGGCGTCCGCGCTGATCGCGTGCCTGCTATTGGCGGTCCCCGCGCTGGCCGTCAGCCCGTGGACGCAGACCGTTCACGGCACCGGCCGGGCGATCGCGTTCAACCCGGTGCAGCGCGCCCAGTTCGTGATCTCGCCCATTGAGGGGCGGGTGCAGAAGTGGCACGTGGTCGAGGGCGACCGCGTTAAGGCCGGGCAACTGCTGGTCGAACTGGTGGACAACGACCCGATGATTATGGAGCGGCTGCGCGAGCAGGAGACGCTCGCGCTCCAGCGGCTCGCGCTGGCCGACGGCCGCGTCCTCGACCAGCAGAACCGGCTCGAGTTCGTCAAGGGCGAGCGCGAGGTGCTGCTGGCCGAGGCCGGGTACCGCGTCGAGCAGTCGGAGGCGCAGGTGCTCGTCGTCAAGCAGGAGGTCCAGCAGGCGGTCTTCAACCTCCGGCGCGAGGAGCTGGCCTACGAGCGGCTGAGCAAGTTGAGCAAGAGCGCCGTCGGCCAAGTGGTGTCCGGCGACGCGGTGGAAGAGGCCGAGCGGAAGCGCGACCTCGCCAAGGCCCAGGTGCCGCTGGTGGAGGCGCGGCTGAAGCTGGCCGAGCGGTCGCTCGACGGGGCGAAGGCGCAGCGCGGCGCGACCGACAAGCGCACGAGCGGCCTGATCCAAACGGAGGAGGCCGCGGTGAAGAGCGCCAAGAGCGAGCAGGCCTCGGTCCGGCAGCAGTACAACGCGATCCGCACGCAGGTCGAGCGGCAGGCGAACCAGCAGATCCGCGCCGCGGTGGACGGGGTCATATTCCGCGTCCTGGCGAACGCGGAAGCCGGGGGGCAGTTGGTACGGCCGGGCGAGCGGCTCGCGGTCCTGGTGCCCGACATCAAGGCCGTGGCGCCCGCCTTGACGGGCGACTACCACCCCGGTATCGTCGCCGAACTCACGATCGACGGGAACGACCTCCCCCTGGTGCGCGTCGGCGACCGCGTCCTCCTCCAGTTCGAGGGGTGGGCGGCGGTGCAGTTCGCGGCGTACCCGGAGGCGGCCGCCGGCACGTTCGAGGGCCGCGTGTACCTCGTGGACCCGACCGCCGACGGCGCGGGCGGGGGGTTCCGCGTGCTCGTCGAGCCGGCCCCGGGGGCGGCCTGGCCGGACGAGCAGTTCCTGCGCCAGGGGGTCCGCGCGCAGGGGTGGATCGTGCTCAAGGAAGTGAAACTCGGGTACGAGGTGTGGCGGCTGCTGAACGGCTTCCCGCCGGTGCGCGAGGTGAAGGACAAGCCGCAGCGCCGGCCGCTCGGCCCGGTGACGAAATAGGCCACGGGCGGGTTCCGCAGGCGGGGGATACGATGAGGCCACGGACGGCTCTATCACTGGCCCTCGCGTTCGGCGCGGGCGGCTGCGCCACGCAGTCGCCGCTGCCCGAAGGGGCCTACGTCCGCGCGCCCCTCGGCGCCCCGCAGCTCCCGGCCCCACCGGCCCCGCAACCCCTGCCCGCAGCTCCCGGCCCCGTAGTGCCGGCGCTCGACCCCGGCCCCGACGCGCCGCTGCAACTGGCCGAGGTGCTCCAGAGCGTCGAAGCGGCGTTCCCGCTCCTGTTCGCGGTCGAGCAGGAGCGCCGGATCGCGGCCGGGCAGAGGCTGGCGGCCGAGGGACAGTTCGACCCGACCGTGCGCGCGAGCGCGGTCGATCAGGCGGGCACGTTCTCCAGCACGCGCCTCGACGCCGGCGTCCAGCAGGCGACGCCGTTCGGCGGGGTGACCACGTTCGCCGGCTGGCGGCAGGGGCTGGGCAACTTCCCCATTTACTACGGCGAGCGAAAAACGGCCGAGGGCGGCGAGTTCCGCGCCGGGGTGAACGTGCCCCTGCTCCAGAACCGCGCCACCGACCCGCGCCGCGCCCGCTTGCGGGCGGCGCAGATCGCCGCGCGCGCGGCCGATCCGACGATCCGCCGCGCCCGTCTGGACGCGCACCGGGCCGCGGCGCAGGCGTACTGGGCGTGGCAAGCGGCCGGGGCGCAGTACCGCGTCGCGCAGGACCTGCTCGCGCTCGCCCAGAAGCGGCAGGCGCTGCTCGACGAGAGCTTCAAGGCGCGGCTGATCGGCGAAGCGGTGCCGACGCTCAACCGGCGGCTGGCCGCCGGGCGCGAGGAGACCCTGCTGGCCGCCGAGCGCGCGCTGCAGCAGTCGGCGCTGCGGCTGTCGCTGTACCTGCGCGACCCCGCCGGCGACCCGGTCGTCCCGCGGGCCGAGTGGCTGCTCCGGGACTACCCGGACCTGGCCCCGGCCCCCCCGGACCCGGGCCGGCTCGCGGCCGACGTCGCGGCGGCCCTCGCCCGGCGCCCGGAGCTGGTGCAGTTCCAACTGGAGAAGGAGCGCCGCGCGGTCGAGCTGCAGCTCGCGACGAACCAGCTCCAGCCGGCGCTGAACGTGTACGCGCAGGCCGCGCAGGACGTGGGCGCCGCGAAGAAGACGTTCACCGGGAGCGGGCCGTTCGACACGGACCGCACGTCGGCGGAGGTCGGGGCCACGTTCGAGGTGCCGCTCCCGTTCCGCACCGCCCGCGGGCTGAGCGCGACGGCCAACGCGCAGTTGGCCCAGCTCCTGGCCCGGGAGCGGTACGCCCGCGACGACGTGACCGCGCAGGTGCAGGACGCGGTGAGCGAGCTCCAGCAGGCGTACCTGCGCGTGGGCCGGGCGCGGGAGGAGCTGCGGCAGGCGCAGCGGGTGCTGGAACTGGACACCGAGTCGTTCAAAGCGCGGCAGACGAGCCTCATCGACCTGAACATTCAGGAGATCGCGGCCGCCGAAGCGCGGGTCAAGGTGGTGACGCTGCTCGGCGGGTACTATCAAGCGGTCGCGAACTACCTCGCGGCGCTCGGCCTGGACGCGACCAACCCGCGGGGCGGGGCGGTGCTCCCGGACCCGGCGCCGGCGACGCGCCCCGTGCCGCCCGCGCCGCCGGCACCGAAGCCGTGAGCCGACCGAGCACAACTGCCGAAGGCCCGAATCCGAAGTCGCTCGCTACCACGCGGCGGTACGTGTTGAAGCTCGAGCGTGCGGGCCGCGTGCTGTGGCCGAAGAAGTAACACTCCCACCCGGACCGTCCCGCCGCAGGTTATCGCGGGGGACGGTCTCACTCCAACCGGCGCCGCGCGCACGCGGCCGCGTAGGTCGATTCCAGATCAATAGGCAGGCACAATTCCGCGTTTAGTGCGAGTGGAAGTGTGGGTAGCTCGCGACCAACGGCGAGCGGCTCCGGCCACACTTCGATGACTTCCGCCCCGTCGCGAACCACCGGCCGGTACGCCACGGCGTACAGTTCGGTTCCGCTCGGTAACCCCGTGTCGGTGGGGCGGTTCAGTAACCGTAGGACGTCCGCGTGCAGATTCCCGGAGCGGCTCGTCACCACATCGACCACAATCACGGCGATCCCTTGCGCCAGGTACCCCGCGCACTTCGTCGCGAAGGCCCGGCGGTGGGACTCGCGGTCCTTGTTCGCGGGGCTAACCAGCTCAAGTGCTGCAACCAAACGTGCCCCGCCTTCGGCTTCGTAAACGCGGACCTCGAATTCGTCCGGGAACGCTGCGGGTACGACCACCGGCGGTGCGGGGGGGGCATACGTTTGGGTCGCAACCGTTCCGTTCTGGACCGCCGGGCTCTCGTCCGCGAATGTTGCAACGTCGATCTCGATGCGAGCACCGGCGTGTGCGTGCTCCTCGGCGAAATAGCCAGCGGGCAACAGCGTTTCGTTCAGTGCGTCGGCGATGGCGCCGGCCCAGGTAACGTGAAAAGACTCCCAGTGCCGGCGCGGGTACAGTGGCGGGTGAAAATGGTCTAATAGCGGCACGGTAAGCCCCCAGGTGGTTTACCCGATTGTACCGCCGAATCGAACGGGGAGGGGCGGGGGACTCGGCCCTTCTCGGATTGGAGGGGCTTTCCGCCCGCGACCGTCTGTAGAATGTCGCCATGTGGCCCAACCGCGAAGAAACCGACCGGTTACTCGATGGCGCCCGCAACGGTGATCCGGGCGCCGTGGACAAGCTCCTCGGCGAGTTCCGCGACCCGCTGCGCCGGGTCGTGGACCTGCGCCTCGATCCGGCCGTCGCGCGCCGCGTGGATGCGTCCGACATCGTTCAGGACGTGCTCGTCGAAGCCAACCAGCGGCTGACGGAGTACCTGAAGAAGCCGGACATGCCGTTCCACCTGTGGTTGCGGCACCTGGCCCAGGACCGCATCATCGACACGCACCGGCGGCACCGGCTCGCCCAGCGGCGCAGCGTGGACCGCGAGCAGTCCATCGCCCGGCCCGCGTGGACCGACGAGTCGAGCGTGTCGCTCGTCGCGCAGCTCATCGACACCGAGCGCACGCCGACGTCCGAAGCGATCCGGCTCGAGCTCCAGCGCCGACTCGCCACCGCGATGGACCAACTTTCGGACGACGACCGCGAAATCATCCTGATGCGGCACCACGAAGGGCTCTCGAACCAGGAAGTGGCCCACGCACTGCAGCTCACCGAAGCCGCGGCCTCGATGCGGTACCTGCGCGCGTTGCGCCGGCTGCGAACGGTACTAGTGCCCGACGGTCAGGAGCCGACCGATGGGGTCTGAAACCGCCGCACCTTCGGAACGCGCCTTCCCGTACAGCACCGGCTGGCACGCCATCGGGTGCTCGATTCTGTTCTTCGGCCTGCTCGGTTCGATCGGCGTTTCGCTGCTCCCCGCCGGGTACGAGAAGGTCCAGAACGGCCAGTTGCCCACCGGCATCGCGCTGATGGTGATGGGCGTGTTCGGCGTCCCCACGCTGTTCATGTCGTTCTGGTCGCTGTGGGCCGGCGTGCGCGACGCGCTGAACCCGCCGCTGGTGCGCGTGACCGCGACCGGCCTGTTGCTCCCCGCGGGCGCACGCGGCGAACCGCCCGAGGACGAACACGGCCAGCGGACCTCGAACGACCGGCCGCACCCGGAGACGATCCCGTTCACCGCGATCCGCCGGGTGACGCGCGACGGCCCGCCGCACAATCTGGTTCTGGAAGTGCTCCACGACGCGAGCGCGGTGCCGCTCCGCCTCCACCAACACATGATGCGAACGACCGACTTCGCCGAACTCGAAGTGGTGCTGCGGGCCGCGATCCCGGGTGCGTTCGCGAGCGCAGCGCCGGCGACCGTGCAACCTCAATAACTCAGGGACCAATCGTGCTCGTTTACGAATCCGCCGACCAACTGCTCGCCGAACCGGACGCCCGCCGGTTCCTGCACGTCGTCCTCCTGAACGCGATCCGCGACAAGGCCACGCAGCTCGAAGTGCGGTTCGGCGAAGAGGGCGGGCTGCTCTACTACCGCGTGGACGGGCGCGACTGGGAACTCGCGCCGCCCTCCGACGATGTGTACCCGCTCCTCAAAGACACCGTGCGCGACGCGGCCCAGCTCGTATCGCCCGAGCGCCCGGACCTCACGGTGATCGCGGGCATCCCCGGCGCGCGCTACGAGCCGCTCGAAGCGGGATGGCTCACGTACCAGCTCGGCGGGCGCTGGATCGACCTCGCGGTGCGCATCGACCCGCGCGAGCCCTACGGCTTCATCCGGTTCGACATCGACGACCCCGCCGACTTCACCGACGCGGCCGGCGAAGCCCTCGCCGAGTACGCCATGCGATTGACTGCGGAAGAGGACCAGTGAACCCCGCCCGCAAGGGCGGTGGGTTCTTTGGCGGTGCAACCGCCCTTGCGGGCGGGCCCCGTTCGGCTGGATCGACCTCGCGGTGCGCATCGACCCGCGCGAGGCTTCATCCGGTTCGACATCGACGACCCCGCCGACTTCACCGACGCGGCCGGCGAAGCCCTCGCCGAGTACGCCATGCGATTGACTGCGGAAGAGGACCAGTGAACCCCGCCCGCAAGGGCGGTGGGTTCTTTGGCGGTGCAACCCACCGCCCTTGCGGGCGGGGTTCACTCGCCCGCAGCGGGTGCTAGAATTCCATGACCCACGACCGTGACGAGCAACTGGCCGCCCTCATTGACCGGCTCGCGGGTGACCAGCGCGCCGGCCGCGTCGCCGATGTCGAGGCCGCGGCGCGTGACCACCCAGACCTCGCGGCGGAACTGCGCGAGTTGTGGGCCGTTGCGCAGTTCGCGTACATGGCCCGCCCGCCGCAACCGGCTGCCCCGCCGACTATTACGATCGCACGAGCCGGGCCACTCACGCCGTCGCTCGCCACCGATCACACCGCACATACGGCTGCCGCGCTCCCGCGCGACTTCGGCGATTTCGAGTTACTCGAAGAGGTCGGGCGCGGCGGGATGGGGGTCGTGTATCGGGCGCGGCAGAAGAGCCTGGACCGCGTCGTTGCGCTGAAGATGGTGCGCGAGGCGCACCTCGCGACCGACGCCGACCGCGCGCGGTTCCGCACCGAGGCCGAGTCCGCGGCGCGCCTCAAACACCCGAACATCGTGACGGTGCATGAGGTCGGCTCGGCCGGCGGACAAGCGTACCTCTGCATGGAGTTCGTCGGTGGCCAGACGCTCGCGGAGAAGGTCCGCACGGACGGCCCGCTCCCGCCCCGCGAGGCCGCTCGACTCGTCGCGGTGATCGCGCGTGCCGTTGAGCACGCGCACGCATTTGGGATCATTCACCGCGATCTGAAACCGTCGAACATTCTCCTTTTGGCGAACGGCCGGTGTGAGCCGGCCGGTGAATCCGGTGCGCGGCCCGACCCCTCTTCGCTCTCACACCGGCCCTTCGCCCTCGAACCCAAAGTCTCCGACTTCGGCCTCGCGAAGAAGATCGACAACTCGGAGAGCCTCACGCGGACCGGGGCCGTGGTCGGCACGCCGAGCTACATGTCGCCCGAACAGGCCGCGGGGCGGAAAGACCTTACCCCCACCGCGGACGTGTACGCGCTCGGGGCGATCCTGTACGAACTGCTCACGGGCCGGCCACCGTTCCAGGCCGCGCACCCGGTCGATACGCTGTTGCTCGTGCTCGAACAGGAGCCGGTTCCGCCGCGCCACCTGAACGCGACCGTGGACCGCGAACTCGAACTCATCTGCCTGAAGTGCCTCCAGAAGCCCGCGACGATGCGGTACCCGTCCGCCGGGGCGCTTGCCGCGGACCTCGAGGCCTACGCTGCCGGTCAGCCGGTCGCCGCGGCGCCGAGCGGGCTGCGGTTCTTCATCGCGCGCCTGTTCCGCGAAACGCACCACGCCGACATACTCGAAAATTGGGGCAAACTGTGGATCTTCCACAGCGTGATGATCTTCCTGCTGTGCCTGCTCACGCAGGTCATGAGCTGGTACGGTCTGCACGATCACGTCTGGTACATGAGCGTGTGGTCCGTGGGGCTGGTGGCGTGGGGCGCAACGTTGTGGCAACTGCGCAAGGCGGCCGGCCCGGTGCTGTTCGTGGAACGGCAGATCGCACACGCATGGGCGGCCGGGGTGTGCGCCAGCATCGCCATGTTCTGGATCGAGTGGCTCATACCGCTCAAAGCTCTGACGCTCTCGCCGGCGGTGGCGGTCGCGGCCGGGATGGTGATGGTGTTCAAGGCGGGCATTCTCTCCGGCCGGTTCTACGGCTGGGCCGCGCTGAACTTCATCGCGGCCATCGTCATGCCGCTGGTGCCCGGCGTGAGCATCCTTCTGTTCGGGGCGGTGTCGGCGCTGTCGTTCTTCGTGCCCGGGGTGAAGTATTACCGCCAGCGGAAGGCCCGGATCGCATAGTCACTCCACCTGCAAGGGCTGTGGGTGAACCCCGGGCGGTGGGTGTAGGGATGTGTGGGCAGTCGCGGGAGGGCACCCGCCGCCCTTGCGGGCGGGGTTCACCAGGAGGTTGCAATGAGTCGCAGGAAGCGTCGCGTGCTGTGGGCTCTGGCCGCGCTCGGCTCGCTTGTACTACTGCTCACCGGGCTGTTCGCGCTGAACGGCTTGGTCCTCGCGGATCGACAATCCCCGCGCATGCGCCACCTCGCGGACGTGCCGGTCGCGCCGACGCGGTCCGCGCCCGGTGAGGTCACGTTTATCAGCTACAACGTTGCGAAGGGGTTCGCCCACAAGGGTGGGGTGAGCTTCGAGTCTCGCGCGTTCGTGGAGGCCAAGCTCCAGCGGATGGCCGAAGTCATTCGCGCGGAGCAAGCCGACGCGGTGTTCCTGTCGGAAGCACTCACCGAACTCACGCCGTGCGACATCGATCAGGTCGCGTACCTGGCGCGCGAGTGCGGGCTGCCGTATGTCGCGACCGGCGAGAACTACAACCTCGGGCTGCCGTTTTACCGCGTCGTCGGCGGGAACGCGGTGCTCTCGCGCACGCCGCTCACGCCCGTTGCGAACTTCGACCTCGCGGGGCGGAAGCCGTTTTGGGTGTCGCAGAACAACCGGCGCGCACTGTTCGTATCGGCGGAGTTTGGCGGCAAGCCCGTGCTGATGGGCGCGCTGCACAACGACTCGTTCGACATGCGGAACAACACGGTGCAGATGCAGCAGTTGCTCGATTTCATTGGCGACCGCCCCGCGATCCTGGCGGGCGACTTCAACAACCGCCCGAAGGACCGCTCCATCGCGCTGGTGCGCGATTCGGGCAAGTTCACCGGCGAGTTCGACGGTGCCCCCTCGTTTTTCGAGGGCAAGCGTGCGGAGCGCCTCGACTACATCTTCGTACCGACCGGGTGGGAACTGATCGAGTCGCGCGTGATCCCGGACGACACTTCCGATCACCGCCCCCTCGTGGGGCGGTTCAAGGTGAAGGGATAAGGCCGCAGATGGCCGGATTACTGACAAGATTTTGGAGTAGATTGACGGGCGCGGTACGCGATCCCGCTCACCTGCTTTCGACAATTGCACCCGCACCGAGCGATCGGAAGCGCCGGTTGCTTGTAGTCGCATGTTGTCGCACGATTCGTTCGGAGTTGAACGGACTCGTTATCTATCTGAACGAGAGCCGGATACCAGACCTGACGTGCGACGTTGAAGCGACCCTAACGCTCGCCGAGGACTTTGCCGACGGCCTTCGCCGGTCCGCCGAATTGAACGAGGCGTATACGCGGCTTGTCGATGTCGAAGGGTTCTTCCGCCGCGGCGCACCAGAAGTCGCGATGTTTCGGTACCTGCTCGGAAAGGTGCAGTTGCTGATTGCTGTCACCGACTCTGTATTCACCCTGCCATTGCCTTTCGTTTCTAACTCCATTCAGTGCAGCGCGATCCGCGACATCTTCGGGAACCCGTTCCGCCCGGTCGTGTTCTCTCCCTATTGGCGCACTGACACAGCGGTATCACTGGCTCGTCAGATGTACGAATCGCGCGACTTCAGCGCGATGCCGATCCTGGCCGACGCGCTCCAGGACGCGGGGTGTGATAACGACGATGTGCTGAGCCACTGCCGCGCGCCGGGCGAGCACGTGCGCGGGTGCTGGGTCGTGGACCTCGTGCTCGGCAGGGAATGACACGAGGTTTCGCGATCCGCGCGGGTCGTCAAGCGCGGCGCTTGCGCCAGAGCCGGGCGCCCCAAAGCCCGACCAGCGCGAGCGCTCCGATACCAACCTGTTGCGATCGGACCCGTTTGCTCTCAATTGCAGCCCGCTCCGCCGCCAGGTCCTGATCCGCCAGGGCGATGTCGAAGAATCCGTTGAACATCTCGTCCCAAGTCTGGAGCCCGACTTGAACTGTCGCGGACGGATCGGGGTTTGACGGGTTAGCGGCCGAGTTGTCGTAAACCCCCGTGCAGCGGATCACCGTCCCGGCTGTTAGCCGCTTCGGTTCGGCCAGTACGTACCGGTGCTGCCAGTTGAAGTCGTACCGCGGCACGTCGAGCAGGATTTCGGAGGTGCCGTCCGGGTACTCGGCGGCGAACCGGAACGTTTTGCCGCGCAGGTGCATGTGCGGGTACATCGACAGCAGCAGGTAGTCGCGGTCGGCGGTCCACGTCTTCTCAATGCGGTACCCGGTCGCGTGCGGCGGAATGGCGAAATCGTCGCGGTACAGCAACTTGGTCGCCACCTCCTTCCGAACGAGAGCCGGGTCGATGAACTGGAGTCCGACTTCGGTCCGGTCGGTCTGCGGGCTGCCGACGGCCGTGTAATGGATGAGGAAGTGG
The Gemmata palustris DNA segment above includes these coding regions:
- a CDS encoding HlyD family secretion protein, encoding MGTPEPSAPALPALALARTPRPVRVLASALIACLLLAVPALAVSPWTQTVHGTGRAIAFNPVQRAQFVISPIEGRVQKWHVVEGDRVKAGQLLVELVDNDPMIMERLREQETLALQRLALADGRVLDQQNRLEFVKGEREVLLAEAGYRVEQSEAQVLVVKQEVQQAVFNLRREELAYERLSKLSKSAVGQVVSGDAVEEAERKRDLAKAQVPLVEARLKLAERSLDGAKAQRGATDKRTSGLIQTEEAAVKSAKSEQASVRQQYNAIRTQVERQANQQIRAAVDGVIFRVLANAEAGGQLVRPGERLAVLVPDIKAVAPALTGDYHPGIVAELTIDGNDLPLVRVGDRVLLQFEGWAAVQFAAYPEAAAGTFEGRVYLVDPTADGAGGGFRVLVEPAPGAAWPDEQFLRQGVRAQGWIVLKEVKLGYEVWRLLNGFPPVREVKDKPQRRPLGPVTK
- a CDS encoding TolC family protein; the protein is MRPRTALSLALAFGAGGCATQSPLPEGAYVRAPLGAPQLPAPPAPQPLPAAPGPVVPALDPGPDAPLQLAEVLQSVEAAFPLLFAVEQERRIAAGQRLAAEGQFDPTVRASAVDQAGTFSSTRLDAGVQQATPFGGVTTFAGWRQGLGNFPIYYGERKTAEGGEFRAGVNVPLLQNRATDPRRARLRAAQIAARAADPTIRRARLDAHRAAAQAYWAWQAAGAQYRVAQDLLALAQKRQALLDESFKARLIGEAVPTLNRRLAAGREETLLAAERALQQSALRLSLYLRDPAGDPVVPRAEWLLRDYPDLAPAPPDPGRLAADVAAALARRPELVQFQLEKERRAVELQLATNQLQPALNVYAQAAQDVGAAKKTFTGSGPFDTDRTSAEVGATFEVPLPFRTARGLSATANAQLAQLLARERYARDDVTAQVQDAVSELQQAYLRVGRAREELRQAQRVLELDTESFKARQTSLIDLNIQEIAAAEARVKVVTLLGGYYQAVANYLAALGLDATNPRGGAVLPDPAPATRPVPPAPPAPKP
- a CDS encoding DUF4058 family protein — protein: MPLLDHFHPPLYPRRHWESFHVTWAGAIADALNETLLPAGYFAEEHAHAGARIEIDVATFADESPAVQNGTVATQTYAPPAPPVVVPAAFPDEFEVRVYEAEGGARLVAALELVSPANKDRESHRRAFATKCAGYLAQGIAVIVVDVVTSRSGNLHADVLRLLNRPTDTGLPSGTELYAVAYRPVVRDGAEVIEVWPEPLAVGRELPTLPLALNAELCLPIDLESTYAAACARRRLE
- a CDS encoding sigma-70 family RNA polymerase sigma factor, with translation MWPNREETDRLLDGARNGDPGAVDKLLGEFRDPLRRVVDLRLDPAVARRVDASDIVQDVLVEANQRLTEYLKKPDMPFHLWLRHLAQDRIIDTHRRHRLAQRRSVDREQSIARPAWTDESSVSLVAQLIDTERTPTSEAIRLELQRRLATAMDQLSDDDREIILMRHHEGLSNQEVAHALQLTEAAASMRYLRALRRLRTVLVPDGQEPTDGV
- a CDS encoding serine/threonine-protein kinase gives rise to the protein MTHDRDEQLAALIDRLAGDQRAGRVADVEAAARDHPDLAAELRELWAVAQFAYMARPPQPAAPPTITIARAGPLTPSLATDHTAHTAAALPRDFGDFELLEEVGRGGMGVVYRARQKSLDRVVALKMVREAHLATDADRARFRTEAESAARLKHPNIVTVHEVGSAGGQAYLCMEFVGGQTLAEKVRTDGPLPPREAARLVAVIARAVEHAHAFGIIHRDLKPSNILLLANGRCEPAGESGARPDPSSLSHRPFALEPKVSDFGLAKKIDNSESLTRTGAVVGTPSYMSPEQAAGRKDLTPTADVYALGAILYELLTGRPPFQAAHPVDTLLLVLEQEPVPPRHLNATVDRELELICLKCLQKPATMRYPSAGALAADLEAYAAGQPVAAAPSGLRFFIARLFRETHHADILENWGKLWIFHSVMIFLLCLLTQVMSWYGLHDHVWYMSVWSVGLVAWGATLWQLRKAAGPVLFVERQIAHAWAAGVCASIAMFWIEWLIPLKALTLSPAVAVAAGMVMVFKAGILSGRFYGWAALNFIAAIVMPLVPGVSILLFGAVSALSFFVPGVKYYRQRKARIA
- a CDS encoding endonuclease/exonuclease/phosphatase family protein, which encodes MSRRKRRVLWALAALGSLVLLLTGLFALNGLVLADRQSPRMRHLADVPVAPTRSAPGEVTFISYNVAKGFAHKGGVSFESRAFVEAKLQRMAEVIRAEQADAVFLSEALTELTPCDIDQVAYLARECGLPYVATGENYNLGLPFYRVVGGNAVLSRTPLTPVANFDLAGRKPFWVSQNNRRALFVSAEFGGKPVLMGALHNDSFDMRNNTVQMQQLLDFIGDRPAILAGDFNNRPKDRSIALVRDSGKFTGEFDGAPSFFEGKRAERLDYIFVPTGWELIESRVIPDDTSDHRPLVGRFKVKG